Below is a genomic region from Octopus bimaculoides isolate UCB-OBI-ISO-001 chromosome 29, ASM119413v2, whole genome shotgun sequence.
TTTGTTAAATTCTTCAGCACCTGAACATGGATGAAGAAAATATCTGACCATGGTTGGTGGATCGAACATACTGCGTCATTCGTCCATGTGCAaagatgatattatatatatatatatatatatatNNNNNNNNNNNNNNNNNNNNNNNNNNNNNNNNNNNNNNNNNNNNNNNNNNNNNNNNNNNNNNNNNNNNNNNNNNNNNNNNNNNNNNNNNNNNNNNNNNNNNNNNNNNNNNNNNNNNNNNNNNNNNNNNNNNNNNNNNNNNNNNNNNNNNNNNNNNNNNNNNNNNNNNNNNNNNNNNNNNNNNNNNNNNNNNNNNNNNNNNNNNNNNNNNNNNNNNNNNNNNNNNNNNNNNNNNNNNNNNNNNNNNNNNNNNNNNNNNNNNNNNNNNNNNNNNNNNNNNNNNNNNNNNNNNNNNNNNNNNNNNNNNNNNNNNNNNNNNNNNNNNNNNNNNNNNNNNNNNNNNNNNNNNNNNNNNNNNNNNNNNNNNNNNNNNNNNNNNNNNNNNNNNNNNNNNNNNNNNNNNNNNNNNNNNNNNNNNNNNNNNNNNNNNNNNNNNNNNNNNNNNNNNNNNNNNNNNNNNNNNNNNNNNNNNNNNNNNNNNNNNNNNNNNNNNNNNNNNNNNNNNNNNNNNNNNNNNNNNNNNNNNNNNNNNNNNNNNNNNNNNNNNNNNNNNNNNNNNNNNNNNNNNNNNNNNNNNNNNNNNNNNNNNNNNNNNNNNNNNNNNATTTTATCTTCCAATATAAAAACACTCGAAAACATGTCCAAAAATGTGTTTTCAAGTgtgtttatattgaaatatagagTTAGTTAACAATGTAAATCGTCCATAACTCACTGCAACTATAAGGATACCATGTCGTTTCCTTCTGGATCAAAAACCCCTGACTGAACATTCAAAGGGCcttttttaattgaatttctttttttttttttttgcagctgctGGTTACCCAACTCATACTTCTACGGTGCCTTCCTGGGTCCCGTGATGATCATTCTTACCTTCAACATCACCATGTTTTTTCTCGTTATGTACCGTCTCATCTCAAAGTCAAACGACAAGAAATTTGAACACGCATCAAACAAAGCACGTATTTTTGGCATGGCTGGTTCGTGTCTCCTACTTGGGGTGCCGTGTATCTTAGCATTCCTCTTATTTGACAAAACAACCAAACTCATTATTACCCTCTTGGCAATTTTCAGTGTCCTTCAAGGACTCTTTATCTTCATATTCTACTGTATATGCAAAAAGGATGCCAGACATGTCGTCTGCCTGTGTTTATGCAAACGAAACAAAGTACATCTGAGCCAAGCTCCGAAGGATATAAGAAGTAAGTGCAATTTGGTCTCTCTTGTCCTTGCCACCCTCAAAAACAATATTGTCGTGATGGGGGATAAACGCAAACATCGCTTCTGtcagcaccaccactatcaacatcaccattctcaggacggacggacagacatcGTCACATATACCAATTCAACTGTGGTTGTTGccgttatcgttatcatcatcatcatcatctgtatatgtatgtatagatatatatatatatatatatgcttatatgtaatatatatctgtatataaaatatgcatatgtatgtatagatagatatgcatattttatatacagatatatattacatataagcatatatacatatatatacataaggagcactccattggttacgacgtgggttccagttgttccgatcaacggaacagcctgctcgggaaattaacgtgcaagtggctgagcactccacagacacgtgtacccttaacgtagttctcggggatattcagcgtgacacaaggctggccctttgaattacaagcacaacagaaacaggaagtaagagtgagagaaagctgtggtggaagagtacagcagggttcgccaccatcccctgccggagcctcgtggagcttttaggtgttttcgctcaataaacactcacaacgcccggtctgggaatcgaaaccgcgatcctatcaccgcgagtccgctgccctaaccactgggccattgcgcctccactctttaCGACATAGTCCCGATAATTAATTCCTCAACCTCTCACAGCTTATGTAACAACTAAATTGTGTTGTTCAACCATGCTTCTTCTTCATGTAACATCTTTTCACAAATGGCGAAGCAGCAGACGACAATTGTagctacatatataaaatataagggcCAGGGAATATTGAGTCAAagcttattattttatatataatttccacaTTATGTTTCCAGGTTCAAGCTCCGGTAATGtagcagaaagaaaaacagaagaagcaaacttataaatgaaaatcaaaatatttgccTTCAAAAGTCACCTTTAACCGATTCATGCCGATCGTCTGTTTAAACTGACGCTTGATTTATAAGAGTATAAAACAAATGCTTGATACAAATTGTCATTTGTGTATGatctgtatcaaagaatgaaacgTGTTCTTAACGAGTATGCAGTCTGTATCAAacggatttcaatgaaattttttttcagttgttatttaggtcaaaataatagtatctgtgaattttcaggcaatttcattCACTGAAAAAATTTCAGCACGAATGAGTCAATCATACGTTAAAAGGCTAAATTTACTTCTTATATCACAATAAAGATCTTTCACTATAACGTAGCTTTATTTTTACCAATCAATACAACACTATTCAACTAAAAGAATACTTAATCCACAATAAAGAAATTCTAAACAAAGTCAAGTGCATGACTATTGACTGATATTTTCTAGCCGCCAATTTCACCATATATTTTCTCAGTGTAATCTTTAACTTTGTTCTAtaatgcaggggttttcaaactgtggtccgcggaccacagggggtccgcaaggacaagacagggggtccgtggacagcaaatactttttatgggcaatttgattttatatatgctttttaatcgaaatcttttcaTTGACAagaaacctatttgttaaatactgttaaataaataaatgcaaaaatatatgttattttaagcaaatatttatgtataaatttcataagcgtttataagggggtccctaaggtaaagcctgaaatataaaggggtccgcaagtcaaaaagtttgaaaacccctgctataATGGACTAAATTGCTTTGATACTACAATCTATTCNNNNNNNNNNNNNNNNNNNNNNNNNNNNNNNNNNNNNNNNNNNNNNNNNNNNNNNNNNNNNNNNNNNNNNNNNNNNNNNNNNNNNNNNNNNNNNNNNNNNNNNNNNNNNNNNNNNNNNNNNNNNNNNNNNNNNNNNNNNNNNNNNNNNNNNNNNNNNNNNNNNNNNNNNNNNNNNNNNNNNNNNNNNNNNNNNNNNNNNNNNNNNNNNNNNNNNNNNNNNNNNNNNNNNNNNNNNNNNNNNNNNNNNNNNNNNNNNNNNNNNNNNNNNNNNNNNNNNNNNNNNNNNNNNNNNNNNNNNNNNNNNNNNNNNNNNNNNNNNNNNNNNNNNNNNNNNNNNNNNNNNNNNNNNNNNNNNNNNNNNNNNNNNNNNNNNNNNNNNNNNNNNNNNNNNNNNNNNNNNNNNNNNNNNNNNNNNNNNNNNNNNNNNNNNNNNNNNNNNNNNNNNNNNNNNNNNNNNNNNNNNNNNNNNNNNNNNNNNNNNNNNNNNNNNNNNNNNNNNNNNNNNNNNNNNNNNNNNNNNNNNNNNNNNNNNNNNNNNNNNNNNNNNNNNNNNNNNNNNNNNNNNNNNNNNNNNNNNNNNNNNNNNNNNNNNNNNNNNNNNNNNNNNNNNNNNNNNNNNNNNNNNNNNNNNNNNNNNNNNNNNNNNNNNNNNNNNNNNNNNNNNNNNNNNNNNNNNNNNNNNNNNNNNNNNNNNNNNNNNNNNNNNNNNNNNNNNNNNNNNNNNNNNNNNNNNNNNNNNNNNNNNNNNNNNNNNNNNNNNNNNNNNNNNNNNNNNNNNNNNNNNNNNNNNNNNNNNNNNNNNNNNNNNNNNNNNNNNNNNNNNNNNNNNNNNNNNNNNNNNNNNNNNNNNNNNNNNNNNNNNNNNNNNNNNNNNNNNNNNNNNNNNNNNNNNNNNNNNNNNNNNNNNNNNNNNNNNNNNNNNNNNNNNNNNNNNNNNNNNNNNNNNNNNNNNNNNNNNNNNNNNNNNNNNNNNNNNNNNNNNNNNNNNNNNNNNNNNNNNNNNNNNNNNNNNNNNNNNNNNNNNNNNNNNNNNNNNNNNNNNNNNNNNNNNNNNNNNNNNNNNNNNNNNNNNNNNNNNNNNNNNNNNNNNNNNNNNNNNNNNNNNNNNNNNNNNNNNNNNNNNNNNNNNNNNNNNNNNNNNNNNNNNNNNNNNNNNNNNNNNNNNNNNNNNNNNNNNNNNNNNNNNNNNNNNNNNNNNNNNNNNNNNNNNNNNNNNNNNNNNNNNNNNNNNNNNNNNNNNNNNNNNNNNNNNNNNNNNNNNNNNNNNNNNNNNNNNNNNNNNNNNNNNNNNNNNNNNNNNNNNNNNNNNNNNNNNNNNNNNNNNNNNNNNNNNNNNNNNNNNNNNNNNNNNNNNNNNNNNNNNNNNNNNNNNNNNNNNNNNNNNNNNNNNNNNNNNNNNNNNNNNNNNNNNNNNNNNNNNNNNNNNNNNNNNNNNNNNNNNNNNNNNNNNNNNNNNNNNNNNNNNNNNNNNNNNNNNNNNNNNNNNNNNNNNNNNNNNNNNNNNNNNNNNNNNNNNNNNNNNNNNNNNNNNNNNNNNNNNNNNNNNNNNNNNNNNNNNNNNNNNNNNNNNNNNNNNNNNNNNNNNNNNNNNNNNNNNNNNNNNNNNNNNNNNNNNNNNNNNNNNNNNNNNNNNNNNNNNNNNNNNNNNNNNNNNNNNNNNNNNNNNNNNNNNNNNNNNNNNNNNNNNNNNNNNNNNNNNNNNNNNNNNNNNNNNNNNNNNNNNNNNNNNNNNNNNNNNNNNNNNNNNNNNNNNNNNNNNNNNNNNNNNNNNNNNNNNNNNNNNNNNNNNNNNNNNNNNNNNNNNNNNNNNNNNNNNNNNNNNNNNNNNNNNNNNNNNNNNNNNNNNNNNNNNNNNNNNNNNNNNNNNNNNNNNNNNNNNNNNNNNNNNNNNNNNNNNNNNNNNNNNNNNNNNNNNNNNNNNNNNNNNNNNNNNNNNNNNNNNNNNNNNNNNNNNNNNNNNNNNNNNNNNNNNNNNNNNNNNNNNNNNNNNNNNNNNNNNNNNNNNNNNNNNNNNNNNNNNNNNNNNNNNNNNNNNNNNNNNNNNNNNNNNNNNNNNNNNNNNNNNNNNNNNNNNNNNNNNNNNNNNNNNNNNNNNNNNNNNNNNNNNNNNNNNNNNNNNNNNNNNNNNNNNNNNNNNNNNNNNNNNNNNNNNNNNNNNNNNNNNNNNNNNNNNNNNNNNNNNNNNNNNNNNNNNNNNNNNNNNNNNNNNNNNNNNNNNNNNNNNNNNNNNNNNNNNNNNNNNNNNNNNNNNNNNNNNNNNNNNNNNNNNNNNNNNNNNNNNNNNNNNNNNNNNNNNNNNNNNNNNNNNNNNNNNNNNNNNNNNNNNNNNNNNNNNNNNNNNNNNNNNNNNNNNNNNNNNNNNNNNNNNNNNNNNNNNNNNNNNNNNNNNNNNNNNNNNNNNNNNNNNNNNNNNNNNNNNNNNNNNNNNNNNNNNNNNNNNNNNNNNNNNNNNNNNNNNNNNNNNNNNNNNNNNNNNNNNNNNNNNNNNNNNNNNNNNNNNNNNNNNNNNNNNNNNNNNNNNNNNNNNNNNNNNNNNNNNNNNNNNNNNNNNNNNNNNNNNNNNNNNNNNNNNNNNNNNNNNNNNNNNNNNNNNNNNNNNNNNNNNNNNNNNNNNNNNNNNNNNNNNNNNNNNNNNNNNNNNNNNNNNNNNNNNNNNNNNNNNNNNNNNNNNNNNNNNNNNNNNNNNNNNNNNNNNNNNNNNNNNNNNNNNNNNNNNNNNNNNNNNNNNNNNNNNNNNNNNNNNNNNNNNNNNNNNNNNNNNNNNNNNNNNNNNNNNNNNNNNNNNNNNNNNNNNNNNNNNNNNNNNNNNNNNNNNNNNNNNNNNNNNNNNNNNNNNNNNNNNNNNNNNNNNNNNNNNNNNNNNNNNNNNNNNNNNNNNNNNNNNNNNNNNNNNNNNNNNNNNNNNNNNNNNNNNNNNNNNNNNNNNNNNNNNNNNNNNNNNNNNNNNNNNNNNNNNNNNNNNNNNNNNNNNNNNNNNNNNNNNNNNNNNNNNNNNNNNNNNNNNNNNNNNNNNNNNNNNNNNNNNNNNNNNNNNNNNNNNNNNNNNNNNNNNNNNNNNNNNNNNNNNNNNNNNNNNNNNNNNNNNNNNNNNNNNNNNNNNNNNNNNNNNNNNNNNNNNNNNNNNNNNNNNNNNNNNNNNNNNNNNNNNNNNNNNNNNNNNNNNNNNNNNNNNNNNNNNNNNNNNNNNNNNNNNNNNNNNNNNNNNNNNNNNNNNNNNNNNNNNNNNNNNNNNNNNNNNNNNNNNNNNNNNNNNNNNNNNNNNNNNNNNNNNNNNNNNNNcatatatatatatatatatatatatatatatgtataattacgtaTGTGGAAAGTAGATTGTCTTTTTGAGAGGATAATATACCACAGTTATCAGTCACAAGGTTTATCTTCTGTATGAATGAGTCTGTGTTTCGTTAAGAGACCCATTTGAGAGAATGACTCACCACAGGTACcacagtgatgtggtttctctcctgtatgaatgagtTTGTGAGTAGCTAGGTGATCGATTTGAGAGAATGACttgtcacagatatcacagtgatgaggtttctcttctgtatgaatacgtttgtgtctagtcaaCCCACtgcttccagagaatgatttaccacagatatcacagtgatatggtttatcTCCTGTATAAAGACGTTTATGCATAGTTAAGGTGTCTGTacaagagaatgatttatcattcacatcacagtgatatggtttctcttctGTATGGATATAAACATGTATAGTCAGGTTATCATTCTCAGAGAATGATTGGTCAGAGGCATCACACTGGTGTGGTTTCTCTCCCGAATGAATGCGTTTATGCGTAGTTAAGTTACCTTTATGAGAGAAatatttaccacagatgtcacaatgataaggtttttctcctgtatgaatgcgtttgtgtgtagttaagatCCCATTCTGAGAAAAGGATttcccacagacatcacaatgatatggtttctcccctgtatgaatggaTTTGTGTCTAATTAAGTGGCTTCCTACAGAGAACGATTTCCCGCAGACATTGCAATCATAcggtttttcccctgtatgaatgtgtttgtgttcagTTAGGCTGTtcctttgagagaatgatttaccacagatatcacagagaaatggcttctctccagtatgaacatGCTTGTGAATTATTAAGCTTTCTTTCTgggagaatgacttaccacagatatcacaagggtatggtctctctcctgtatgaatacgtttgtgtatagctAAGTTGCCATGGCCAGAAAATGATTTATcgcagatgtcacagtgatacggtttgtctcctgtatgaattcgtttATGTATTGTTAAGCCACCTGTCTctgagaatgatttatcacagatatcacagcgatatggtttctctcctgtatgaatgcgtttgtgtatagttaagctgcctttttgagagaatgacttaccacagacatcacagtgatatggtttctctcctgtatgaatgtatttgtgaatattgaAGTTAcccttttgagagaatgattttccacagatatcacagtgatatggtttctgtcctgtatgaatgtatttgtgtgtattcaggttacctttttgagagaatgattttccacagatatcacaacagtACAGTGGTTTTCCTATATCTTTTGGTATTTCATCAAGGGACTCATTTTCTTCAAACTGTGATTCACATTTAATATTGTCCTCGCACAATTTGTCTTCCataatttttctgatatttttcttctttatgttcatatattctattccaaacaaatatttgttcGGTTACATCTCAATCAGCTGTGATAGAAGTCAATATTTGACAACGCTGCAAACCTCTTCGTAATCCAAGTTTATATATCTCAGGCACTgaatttattaacaaaattttgttaatAATCTCAGCCAGAGGAAATAGTTCACAGTATTCTCTCACACAGATTTACAGAAACAGgattatatctatttctttaatcTTGGTAAATGATGACAAATCCATGgttaaaatattctgtaattctgaaataacagagaaacaataataaactaaagaatatagaaaaacattgaaaagCAACAGTGAAATTTGTTCGTTTCTGTAAGGATAAACAATAGATATAAACTTTTGCCTGAACGTGAAACAACATGCTTGCAAAGCcagttttttaaccacacaggcaGGCCAGTCAAATTTTTAAAGCTAACACTTCAGTTATTgaatatgtaattaaaattcgATTTAGacgttaaaaaattttttttttaatcgacaGAAGATAACCACAATGACATCCCCtaatttcccccaaaatttcaggccttatgcctataatagaaaggattactattattatcttacaaggcggcgagctagcagaattggtagcacgctgggcgaaatgcttagcggtatttcgccgtcgctatgttctgagttcaaattccgccgaggtcgactttgcctttcatccttttggagtcgataaattaaataccagttgtgtactgggatcgatgtaatcgacttaatcccctcccaccaaatgtgaggccttgtgcttccagtagaaaggattattcagtCGTTGTActacggccatgatggagcactgctgTGAGCGGTTTCGTCAAAGAAACTAACTGCAGTACttttttgtgatttcttttttttttttttttaagtctggtatttattctatcagtctcttttagtCGGCCGCTAACttacgggatgtaaacaaaacaacacccaCTGGTCAGCAAGACAGgaggacaaagatacacacaaacatataaatgatggacttgcacagtttctgtctaccaaattcactcacaagtgagctatagcagacgacacttggccaaagtggcACGCACCGGGACTAAACGTGAAACAACATGCTTgcaaagccagcttcttaaccacacagacaggCCAGTCAAATTTTTGGAAAAGTCCGATATTTAGGTAATCGTACCGATGATCGCCAAATTTTTAAAGCTAACACTTCAATTATTGACtatgtaattaaaattcaatttagacgtttaaaaaaaataaaataaaaccgaCAGAAAATAACCACATTGACATCCCATAATTTTTTAAAGCGACCTAGTGAGATCCCTTAATTTAATTAATAGATCTCTCTCATTATGTTGCATTCACAGATACCTGCTTGTAGCAGTATGGTACATTCTAGTGATAACCTATTTCAGAAATAGAAGCTGAGATATACCGTTCGTTCCTGTGTACTATACCTAACGACAAACATTACTATAAAGGCAATCTTGTGGCTTGTATATCGATGCTTCATAGCCACTACGATCATATCTGAGCAATGTAATAATCCCGCAAGACTAAATGATATTATACAATTAATTAATCATAATTGTCATTCACTCATTACTATACTTCAGTGAAGACAGTAAAAGTTACATACTTAATGCTAATTATTTCATGCAATCAAACtaattaatcaaatgaatcattAATTACCCAGAACTGGATAAAGGACTTGCATTTCTTCATAAATTCCTGATTCCTGTTTCTCGTCTCCAagtctttgtctttctgtcattTCAATGTACGAAGtatgttgataaaaaaaactgACGCGAAAGAACGAAACGTACTAAGAACCCGGTAGTTGTTTTTTTATAGCATCCACATCCTTTGTATATTTCCTTTGAGAAATGCGTTTAAACTAAGatgttacttaatttttttttcttttcttttgcgtCCGAAAGTATTTGTAGCCAGATCaatatttcgttcgtcttcactaTAAAACCACATGCAAGTTGCGCAAATTTGTGTTGTATCTTCCGAAGCAGTATAATAGTTAACAGTCcttgaaaatttcaaaattccattatttttacatttcaagcaaaaCTTCGGCATTTCTGCTACATTTAACagtgtgttttttatgtttcagatattttgtatgaatataaGACGTATAAACATTTATCTAGTAGCGTAGATACAAAGAAGCTAATTAAATTTCGTTGTTTGTATTTCCGAGCCGTTTTTTATAGCTTCTTGTTGTCAAATTTTAACCCAGCCTGATTCTGGGTGGAATTTGGTGTAATTAAAGACATTTCACTGTAAACACTGGTTTATATAGCAATAACAGgtaagatatatgatatatatattatttagtaaaattaaGATGTACTTTGGGAATTGAAAACTTTTTGATGTTGCTAGCCAGAGATCGATATTAATTCTATCGTCCAACACTGtctgaaatcaataattaaacaaatttaattaatatactaGACAATCaacaacatatttattattctggATCATTCTCTTATCTACTACGTATGAATAATAATCCAAAGGGTACACATGAAAATATAGTTAAGGAAaagtaactgaaataaaataacatatataaaatattttctactctaggcacaaggcccgaaatttttggggcgtggagtcagtcgattagatcgatccagtacgcaattgatgcttaatttatcgaccccgaaaggatgaaaggcaaagtcgacttcggctgaatttgaactcagaacataaagacagaataccgctaagcatttcgtccggcatgctaacgtttctgccagctcaccgcctttagatatataaaatattacgaGTCACTGTGTAACCACGTGGATctagttcagttccattgcagaACATCTTGGATGCgtattttctactctagcccaggactgaccaatgccttgtcacTGTATTTGGCAGATAATAACCGTACaaactcatcaccatcatcatcacttatcGATGTCCATGTTTCAGGcttgcattggttggatggttcgTTTATTCAAGTAAAGTGCTTGTGTCTGTAGTTTTTCTAAATCAAAATGTGGTAAAATTTCCCCTGTTGTATCTCTGCATTCTAAGTATCCtcaatattcttatattcttgttTCTCTATCGTTTCAGAATATCAGAAACAGCAAAGAACTGTTTCCATCAGATACCTTGTCAATATTAATCATCTTTGAAAGACTAAAGGAAAATGTTTATAAAGAACATATCTAACAACACTGCTTATATAAATCCATGGTGACTTCCTGGTAATATCTCTTTGGAACTGAGATGAATATCAGCATTTGTCATCTTCAATTCCTGAAAAGTTTACAAACTGATTTTggagtttaatttttcttttccatttcatataatatatacaaattcatttcACATACTTATTTTAAAGTTGGAAGAATTTATAAAAGAGTTTGCAGCATCTTCTGATATCACCAAAGGTCACAGTTGAGGGAGATATAGTATCAAGAATATTTGggaggaagaaaatataaaaccgaAAAGAGAATCGTTTGTATATTGTTGTAGGAAAAggaaaattatggaaaataattTAAGTGAGAACGAGGTTAAATGTGAAATACAGAAGATTGACTTTTCTGATGATGTAAAGAATGAGAAAGGTAAAAAAttataccattgtgatatctgtggtaaatcattttctacaAGTAGCAACTTGTCTAAGCATAAAtctgttcatacaggagagaagccatatcactgtgatgtctgtggtaaatcattttatcAAAGTGATAAATTAACTTaccacatacgcattcatacaggggaaaagccatatgtctgtgatgtctgtggtaaatcattttctacaAGTAGCAGCCTAACTAAACATAAAGTTGTacatacaggggaaaaaccatatcgctgtgatatctgtggtaaatcattctctcacagtAGAAACTTGTCTAAGCATAAATcggttcatacaggagagaaaccatatcattgtgatatttgtggtaaatcattctctcacaatGGTGCCTTAGCTAAACACAAAgccattcatacaggagagaagccatatcactgtgatgtctgtggtaaatcattttgtcAAAGTGATAAATTAACTTaccacatacgcattcatacaggggaaaagccatatgtctgtgatgtctgtggtaaatcattctctcacagtAGCAACTTGTCTAAGCATAAAtccattcatacaggagagaaaccatatcactgtgatatttgtggtaaatcattctctcacaatGGTGCCTTagctaaacacaaacgtacacatacaggagagaagccatatcactgtgatgtctgtggtaaatcattttatcAAAGTGATAAGTTAAATAaccacatatgcattcatatagagGAAAAGCCATATgtttgtgatgtctgtggtaaattgTTCTCTGAGAATAGTTCCTTAACTCAACATAAACTTATTCATACAATGGAAAACTCATTTTCTGATAAACCATTCTCCAGCGGTGACAGTTTTGCTAAACGCATGCACATTCGTGCAGGAGAAAAAcaacatcactgtgatatctgtggtaaatcattctttaaaAGTAACGACTTAAAAAGACACAAATAtgtccatacaggagagaagccttatcaATGTGACATCTGTGAGAAATCTTTCTCTcagaaattttgtttaaataaacacaaatttacacatacgggagagaagccatatcactgtgatgtctgtggtaaatcattctctaaaaacagtgacttaactagacacaaatacatccatacaggagagaagcctaaTCGTTGTgagatctgtggtaaatcattctctcaaaaaattTGCTTAActaagcacatatatattcacacaggagagaagccatatcactgtgatatctgtgggaaatcattctctcaaagtactagtttaactatacacaaacgcactcatacaggggaaaaaccatatcattgtgatatctgtggtaagtcttTCTCAAATAAAAGTGCCCTAACTTCTCATAAAAATACTCATACAAGAGATCAATGTTActtgtgtgatgtgtgtggtaaAGCATTGTCTAACGTTCGTTGCTTAACCCAACACAAGGGTCTCCATGCAgttgagaaaccatatcactgtgatatctgtgataaatcattctctcaaagtagtggTTTGAGTAAacacaagcacattcatacaGGATGAAAGCCCTATCACTGCAATGTCTGTGGTTGGTCATTCTCTGAAAATGGTGACTTAACTAGACCCAAACTTATTCATAAAGGAGAGTCTTTATGGTCACTGCAATATCTGATTGATTAATCTCTAATGGAAGCCAGttaactaaacacaaatacattcaaacaGGAGTAAAACTTTATCACactgacatttgtggtaaatctttctttcatgcatatatgttaaCTACTTATACAGGGGAAAAAACCTTATTACTGTGATGTCTATGGTGAATCATCTGCTGAACCTGGTCACTTAACTAAACCCAAGCATATTCACACAGGAGTG
It encodes:
- the LOC106877972 gene encoding zinc finger protein OZF-like → MNIKKKNIRKIMEDKLCEDNIKCESQFEENESLDEIPKDIGKPLYCCDICGKSFSQKGNLNTHKYIHTGQKPYHCDICGKSFSQKGNFNIHKYIHTGEKPYHCDVCGKSFSQKGSLTIHKRIHTGEKPYRCDICDKSFSETGGLTIHKRIHTGDKPYHCDICDKSFSGHGNLAIHKRIHTGERPYPCDICGKSFSQKESLIIHKHVHTGEKPFLCDICGKSFSQRNSLTEHKHIHTGEKPYDCNVCGKSFSVGSHLIRHKSIHTGEKPYHCDVCGKSFSQNGILTTHKRIHTGEKPYHCDICGKYFSHKGNLTTHKRIHSGEKPHQCDASDQSFSENDNLTIHVYIHTEEKPYHCDVNDKSFSCTDTLTMHKRLYTGDKPYHCDICGKSFSGSSGLTRHKRIHTEEKPHHCDICDKSFSQIDHLATHKLIHTGEKPHHCGTCGESFSQMGLLTKHRLIHTEDKPCD
- the LOC106877973 gene encoding zinc finger protein 271, producing the protein MENNLSENEVKCEIQKIDFSDDVKNEKGKKLYHCDICGKSFSTSSNLSKHKSVHTGEKPYHCDVCGKSFYQSDKLTYHIRIHTGEKPYVCDVCGKSFSTSSSLTKHKVVHTGEKPYRCDICGKSFSHSRNLSKHKSVHTGEKPYHCDICGKSFSHNGALAKHKAIHTGEKPYHCDVCGKSFCQSDKLTYHIRIHTGEKPYVCDVCGKSFSHSSNLSKHKSIHTGEKPYHCDICGKSFSHNGALAKHKRTHTGEKPYHCDVCGKSFYQSDKLNNHICIHIEEKPYVCDVCGKLFSENSSLTQHKLIHTMENSFSDKPFSSGDSFAKRMHIRAGEKQHHCDICGKSFFKSNDLKRHKYVHTGEKPYQCDICEKSFSQKFCLNKHKFTHTGEKPYHCDVCGKSFSKNSDLTRHKYIHTGEKPNRCEICGKSFSQKICLTKHIYIHTGEKPYHCDICGKSFSQSTSLTIHKRTHTGEKPYHCDICGKSFSNKSALTSHKNTHTRDQCYLCDVCGKALSNVRCLTQHKGLHAVEKPYHCDICDKSFSQSSGLSKHKHIHTG